Part of the Patescibacteria group bacterium genome, AATAAAATCTCCAAAAAAAGTCTATGTAGTTGATAATGGATTTATCAGTGCCAAAGCGATTCAGCATTCCCCAGATAAGGGTAGACTAATGGAAAATTTGGTGTTCACTGAGCTGGTCAAACATGGCCACGAACCGAATCGTGACATTTTTTATTACAAAACCCGTAATGATCGTGAAGTTGATTTTGTTTTAAAACAAGACCTCAATGTCACGGATTTAATTCAAGTCTGTTATGATATGAGTAATCCGGAAGTGGAACGACGGGAAATAAAAGCCTTAGTAGAGGCCGGCGCTGAACTCAAGGTAAAAAAATTGACCATAATAACCTGGAATGAAAAACGTCAGGTGGAAAAAAATGGTATGACCGTACAGATTAAACCATTATGGGAATGGTTAATTGCATAGCACAATCTAGGGTGTTTTGTTAGTTTGTGTTAAACTAGTTGAGATGAAAATCTATTCAAGATTTGAATACAAAACCATGCTGTGGTTTCAAACGCTGAAGGGTAGTTGGTTAGCACCACTAAATAATCAATTGTTGCGTTGGAAAATTACGGCTAATCATATAAGTGTATTATCCGGCAGCACGGCGGCACTATCATTTCTGTTAGCGGTGATTTTAAATCAACCGGTCGTGTTTGTTATTGGTATTTGGTTACATTTTTTGTTGGATGGTTTAGATGGCAGTTTAGCGCGCGCATCCGGTAAACACGGTGATGCCATGGGTGTGGCCATGGATTTGGTGTTTGATAGCGTTGGTATTACGACACTTGGTTTATATGTTTCATATTTTAATTTGGTGAACAAGGTTGCGGCCATATTATTTATTATTGTTTATTTGTTGGTTATTTATATTTCATACCGACTGGCTCGAGTTGATAAAGAATATGGTTTTGTCGTTCGACCAAGATTGTTTGTGCTGTTGGCCATTCTATTTGATTATTTGTTCGCCTGGTCATTAACGCCTGGTGTAATATATATCTCAGATGTTTTATTAATTATTTTCATAATTATAGGGTTTGGTAAAATAATAAAAGCATGATGTTAACTTTAATAAAAGTCATTTACTTATTTCTACCGGCTTATTGTGCCAACATGGCGCCAGTATTTGCCAGTTCATTAAAATTACCCTTTGGGCAACCGATTTCTATAAAATATTTTGGTGAACATAAAACCTGGCGCGGTTTTATTACTGGTTTTTTTGCTGCTCTACTTGTGTTATATATCCAAAAATATTTCAAAATTGATAATATTTCTCTTTTAGATTATGACCAAATATCAATTTGGCTGTA contains:
- a CDS encoding CDP-alcohol phosphatidyltransferase family protein, coding for MLWFQTLKGSWLAPLNNQLLRWKITANHISVLSGSTAALSFLLAVILNQPVVFVIGIWLHFLLDGLDGSLARASGKHGDAMGVAMDLVFDSVGITTLGLYVSYFNLVNKVAAILFIIVYLLVIYISYRLARVDKEYGFVVRPRLFVLLAILFDYLFAWSLTPGVIYISDVLLIIFIIIGFGKIIKA